The Hypomesus transpacificus isolate Combined female unplaced genomic scaffold, fHypTra1 scaffold_229, whole genome shotgun sequence genome includes a window with the following:
- the sp7 gene encoding transcription factor Sp7, whose protein sequence is MAASILEEEARYGSSPLAMLTATCNKFGSNGSPVRDSATPGKPVSSAPGKKPYAMTSDLQAPKSGRGGDGLTDSSYAASFGGGGGLLTPSGSPPLSAGGYASEYNPFSHSFQTGGSQDPSLLVSKPHATADCLTSVYTSLDMTHPYGSWYKAGIHPGITAAPSNPTSSWWDVHPNSNWLSPGQAQSDGLQASLQPVAPQGSLSPQLPSYTSDFTPLNPAPYPSVGLGSSSHLLQPSQHMLQQDIYKPKPGAGGGGLLEGSMGLKPVRGSGGYGGGGAPTRSSCDCPNCQELERMGASAASLRKKPVHSCHIPGCGKVYGKASHLKAHLRWHTGERPFVCNWLFCGKRFTRSDELERHVRTHTREKKFTCLLCNKRFTRSDHLSKHQKTHADAPLQGKTGLVGGEGEADPRGEEPIDGSSAGPTGAVPDPSTNGEEGGKTGSTNGVESSSGLLEI, encoded by the exons ATGGCCGCATCTATTCTGGAG gaaGAAGCACGCTACGGCTCCAGCCCCCTGGCCATGCTCACCGCAACCTGCAACAAGTTCGGCAGCAACGGCAGCCCGGTAAGAGACTCTGCCACTCCCGGTAAGCCGGTCAGCTCAGCCCCCGGTAAGAAGCCCTACGCCATGACCTCCGACCTCCAGGCCCCTAAGAGTGGGAGGGGCGGCGACGGTCTCACAGACTCCTCCTACGCGGCCTCCTTCGGGGGTGGCGGtggcctcctcaccccctccggGAGCCCCCCTCTCTCGGCCGGGGGCTACGCCTCAGAGTACAACCCCTTCTCCCACTCCTTTCAGACCGGGGGCTCCCAGGATCCCTCCCTGCTGGTCTCCAAGCCCCACGCCACAGCCGACTGCCTGACCAGCGTGTACACCTCCCTGGACATGACGCACCCTTACGGCTCCTGGTACAAGGCCGGCATCCACCCAGGCATCACGGCCGCCCCCTCCAACCCTACCTCCTCCTGGTGGGACGTCCACCCCAACTCCAACTGGCTGAGCCCCGGCCAGGCCCAGTCGGACGGCCTCCaggcctccctccagcccgTGGCCCCCCAGGgctccctcagcccccagctTCCAAGCTACACCTCCGACTTCACCCCCCTGAACCCGGCCCCCTACCCCTCGGTGGGGCTGGGCTCTTCCTCCCACCTGCTCCAGCCCTCCCAGCACATGCTGCAACAGGACATCTACAAGCCCAAGCCGGGGGCCGGCGGGGGGGGCCTCCTGGAGGGGTCCATGGGGCTGAAGCCCGTCCGGGGGTCCGGGGGctacgggggagggggggctcccACCAGATCCTCCTGCGACTGCCCCAACTGCCAGGAGCTGGAACGGATGGGGGCGTCGGCCGCCTCGCTGCGGAAGAAGCCGGTCCACAGTTGTCATATCCCGGGCTGCGGGAAAGTGTACGGCAAGGCGTCGCACCTGAAGGCTCACCTGCGCTGGCACACGGGCGAGAGGCCCTTCGTCTGCAACTGGCTGTTCTGCGGGAAGCGCTTCACACGCTCTGACGAGTTGGAGAGGCACgtgcgcacgcacacgcgcgaGAAGAAGTTCACGTGCCTGCTGTGCAACAAGCGCTTCACGCGCAGCGACCACCTCAGTAAGCACCAGAAGACCCACGCGGACGCACCGCTGCAGGGGAAGACGGGattggtgggaggggagggggaggcggacCCTCGAGGGGAGGAGCCTATTGACGGTTCCTCTGCTGGACCAACCGGCGCTGTCCCTGACCCCTCCACCaacggggaggagggagggaagactgGCTCAACGAATGGGGTGGAGAGCAGCAGTGGGCT